A stretch of Glandiceps talaboti chromosome 18, keGlaTala1.1, whole genome shotgun sequence DNA encodes these proteins:
- the LOC144449116 gene encoding cobalamin binding intrinsic factor-like: MVNWTNSVFCLLIFTLPYVLCITTDVCGSDSDHEFLSAVNNSYWKAVGWLKSQQTSQWGWEHTPSIVLSLQLTNPDWFNRDDLESQLNVKQLEIETLAALTRRKISDTKHVVGTEDVTTSDELSAGELAYHILALHATCHDVTDFYGNNLVRLLERRMKDFKSENFNNYFQYSLGVLALCNTKATVKERYIEELEKGLGEDGGYLHGSDSTAMVVTALSCVSKMPEFSDNTKMKFTLQKAKMNLLSCQERDDSFGNIQTSALAAQALTASDVPTTVWKCESVTRNLIEQQEISGSFGDHVMTTMQVLPSLVGSHYSNIDTTHCLNTEKDQGNETGHVDLSGVNIYAETISVKISVITDVNGSGETMLNVDVPVETSLYDIMMALSDKSDVDFSFEAPDSLWGHYVQTINGISGDTETQYYWGIFANYHEPLSVGVDHYYPKDDDHIYFKYVSYSHHDW, encoded by the exons ATGGTGAACTGGACAAATAGCGTCTTCTGCCTCTTGATCTTCACTTTACCGTATGTTCTTTGCATAACTACGGATGTGTGTG GGTCGGACAGTGATCATGAATTCTTATCAGCTGTCAATAACTCATATTGGAAAGCAGTTGGTTGGCTGAAATCACAGCAAACCAGCCAATGGGGATGGGAGCACACTCCAAGTATTGTTTTATCCTTGCAGTTGACGAATCCTGATTGGTTCAACAGAGATGACCTGGAAAGTCAACTCAATGTCAAACAGTTAGAAATCGAAACATTGGCTGCACTGACTCGAAGGAAAAT TAGTGATACCAAACATGTTGTTGGTACCGAAGACGTGACAACTTCAGACGAGTTATCGGCTGGTGAACTAGCCTATCATATTCTAGCCCTCCATGCAACATGCCATGACGTCACTGATTTCTATGGCAACAATCTGGTCCGCCTATTGGAACGGAGAATGAAAGATTTCAAGTCTGAAAATTTCAACAACTACTTCCAGTACAGCTTGGGTGTTTTGGCACTCTGTAATACCAAAGCTACAGTCAAAGAACGATACATTGAAGAACTGGAGAAAGGACTGGGCGAAGATGGCGGCTATTTACATGGCTCCG ATTCGACGGCTATGGTGGTGACAGCACTGTCGTGTGTTTCAAAAATGCCGGAATTCTCCGACAATaccaaaatgaaatttacacTGCAGAAGGCGAAAATGAATTTACTGAGCTGCCAGGAACGAGACGACAGTTTCGGAAACATCCAAACTTCGGCTCTAGCTGCACAA GCTTTGACAGCTTCAGACGTCCCTACTACAGTTTGGAAGTGTGAAAGCGTAACCAGGAACCTTATCGAGCAGCAGGAAATATCTGGTTCATTTGGTGATCATGTGATGACCACAATGCAAGTCCTTCCCTCGTTGGTAGGCTCTCACTACAGCAATATTGACACAACGCACTGCCTTAACACTGAAAAAGACCAAG GGAATGAGACTGGTCATGTTGATCTTTCCGGAGTAAACATCTATGCTGAAACCATATCTGTAAAGATATCAGTCATAACAGACGTCAATGGCTCTGGTGAAACAATGTTAAATGTTGATGTGCCTGTAGAGACCAGTCTGTATGACATCATGATGGCGCTCTCCGACAAGTCCGATGTAGATTTTAG CTTTGAAGCACCTGACTCACTATGGGGTCACTATGTCCAAACTATTAATGGTATTTCTGGTGACACTGAGACACAGTATTACTGGGGAATCTTCGCAAATTATCACGAACCACTGTCAGTAG gCGTTGACCATTATTACCCCAAAGACGATGATCACATCTATTTTAAATACGTCAGTTACAGCCATCATGATTGGTAG
- the LOC144449115 gene encoding arylsulfatase B-like → MGLITLRRLVMVVSTQGVRRYQEVTPPPKTLTTKPPEVKPPHIVFIMADDLGWYDVSYHGSTIKTPNIDQHAHEGVRLENYYVSSWDASSRLNFMTGRYRIHTGLYGDVCDYMGIGETTLAEKLRQSGYNTALVGKWHLGGLENPVCNPSQRGFDSFFGLIGDDQNYYRHRRDTQGEDDLWANTTVVGQKFAGKYSTHLFAREAQRIIRQHDTDTPLFLYLSFQAVHTPLYVPTQYEHMYNKTIKDSNRRIFAGMATCMDEAIGNVTETLKQKGLWENTVLIFSSDNGGIPTGGGSNWPLRGHKGLWYEGGIKAVGIVNSPLLPEKVRGTLNQELMHMTDWFKTLIHLARGFLSGTKPLDGYNQWSSISEGEKTKRKTILLNFIPGADHGINDPRISKYFDAMPFATIRSGSWKLLTGNIENEGPWTTPPELGFKIEVPRNHGNLELYNIHDDPEERNNLVDINKSKLNDMLKLLYSYSKTVNKKVRLS, encoded by the exons ATGGGCCTGATCACATTACGACGTCTTGTCATGGTTGTCAGTACACAGGGTGTGCGACGTTATCAAGAAGTAACACCACCTCCCAAAACGTTAACAAC GAAACCACCTGAAGTCAAACCTCCACACATCGTGTTCATAATGGCAGATGATTTAGGATGGTACGATGTTAGTTACCATGGTAGCACGATCAAAACACCAAATATCGATCAGCATGCCCATGAAGGTGTCAGGCTGGAAAATTACTATGTTTCCTCATGGGATGCATCATCTAGGCTAAATTTCATGACCGGAAGATACAGG ATTCATACAGGACTGTATGGCGATGTGTGTGATTACATGGGGATTGGAGAGACAACGCTGGCTGAAAAACTACGACAGTCAGGGTACAACACAGCATTGGTTGGTAAATGGCATCTAGGGGGACTTGAAAATCCTGTCTGCAATCCATCACAGCGGGGATTTGATTCATTCTTTG GTTTGATTGGAGATGACCAAAATTACTACAGGCATCGGCGTGATACACAGGGTGAGGACGACCTCTGGGCGAACACGACAGTAGTGGGCCAGAAGTTTGCAGGGAAATATTCTACCCATTTGTTCGCAAGAGAAGCTCAAAGAATTATAAGACAACATGACACAGACACG ccCTTGTTCCTATACTTATCGTTCCAAGCAGTACATACACCCCTTTACGTGCCGACACAATACGAACATATGTACAATAAGACGATTAAGGATAGCAACAGACGTATTTTCGCTGGTATGGCGACGTGTATGGACGAAGCCATTGGCAACGTAACGGAAACTCTCAAACAGAAGGGATTGTGGGAAAACACggttttaatattttcatcag ATAATGGCGGAATACCCACTGGTGGAGGAAGTAATTGGCCTTTAAGAGGACATAAAGGGCTATGGTATGAAGGTGGCATAAAAGCCGTTGGAATTGTCAACAGTCCTCTATTACCAGAGAAAGTAAGAGGGACATTAAATCAAGAATTGATGCATATGACAGATTGGTTTAAAACATTGATACATTTGGCAAGAGGTTTTTTAAGCGGTACCAAACCATTAGACGGGTATAACCAGTGGAGCAGTATCAG TGAAGGTGAGAAAACAAAGAGGAAGACGATATTACTGAATTTCATTCCCGGTGCTGATCATGGTATCAACGATCCACGAATATCCAAATATTTTGATGCCATGCCCTTTGCCACTATTCGGTCAGGGAGCTGGAAACTGCTTACTGGAAACATAG AAAATGAAGGACCGTGGACAACACCGCCAGAACTTGGATTTAAAATAGAGGTGCctcgtaaccatggtaacctaGAATTATACAATATCCATGACGACCCGGAGGAAAGGAACAATCTTGTGGATATTAATAAATCAAAACTAAACGATATGTTGAAGTTACTTTATAGCTATAGCAAAACAGTAAATAAAAAAGTTCGACTAAGTTAA